Genomic window (Sinorhizobium sojae CCBAU 05684):
GAAGCAGAAGCTCGTGCTTGCGCGCATCCTCCTGCAGCGTCCGGGACTGCTTTTCCTCGACGAACCGACCAGCGCGCTGGACGGCGAGGCGACGCTCGCCTTCCATCAGGCGATCAAGGATGCGTGCCCCGGCGCAACCGTGATCAGCATCATGCATGACGCTGTGCCGCCGAAGTCCCTAAAGGGCGAGGAGTTTTACGACAGCGTGCTCGCCATTGCCGACGGCCGGGTGACCAAGCGGTCGCTGTCGAAACTGCCGGTCGGCCCCATTGGCCCCGCCCGCATCAAACCGAGGGCGGAAACGATGGAGCCCGGGCCGACGTGAGGACGACGGCAATCGTCGCGCCGCTGCAGTCCTAGATGGAGGTTTGCCGGGGGTTTAGGGCCGACATGAGGAGACCCGTTATTCCCCCTCCTTCTTCGCGGTGTTGCTCTTCCCGACATAGTCCGCACGGTTTATGCCGTGGCGCTGGAGCTTGTCGTAGAAGGTCTTGCGGGGAATTCCGAGGGCCTGCAGGGTCTCCTTGACGTCACCATTGTTTACTGTCAGCGCCTGCCTGAGAATGTCCGCCTCGTAGCGCTCCAGCCGTTCGGGCAGCGTGCCGCCGTTTGTCGGGACGGCAGGTTTCCGGACGGGTATTTCCGCGACGCCCAAAGCCATTCGTTCGGCGAAATGCGAGAGTTCGCGCACATTGCCGGGCCAGGGGTGTGACATCAGGTGGTCGCGGACGGCGGCCGAGATTGCCGGCACGTCGCGGCCGAAGCGTCCGGCGGCGCGTTTCAGGAAATGCGAGAAGAGCAGCGGGATGTCGTTGCGGCGTTCACGCAACGGCGGAATCGATATCGTGACGACGTTCAGCCGATAATAGAGGTCCTCGCGGAAATCGCCGCGCTCGGCCGGATCGCCGAGGTCGATCTTGGCGGCGGCGACGACGCGGATGTCGACCGGCCGAACGGTGTTGGTGCCGAGCGGCGTGATCTCGCGCGCTTCCAGAACGCGCAGCATCTTGACCTGGGTCGCCGGCGGCATCGCCTCGATCTCGTCGAGGAAGAGCGTGCCGCCGCTCGCATGCTCGATCCGGCCGACGCGCCTCTTCAGGGCGCCGGTGAATGCGCCTGCCTCGTGGCCGAAGAGTTCGCTCTCGATCACCGTCTCCGGCAGGGCGCCGCAATTGAGCGCCACGAAATTGCCGGTCCTGCGCCGGCTCCATTGGTGCAGGAGCGTGGCCACGACTTCCTTGCCGCTGCCTGTTTCACCGGCGACGAGCACGTCGACATCGGTATCGGCGATGTGCTTCAGCGTCTGGCGCAGCCGTTCCATCGCCGGCGTCTGGCCGATCAGCGGCAGGTTGTCGGAGGCGGCCTCCGCCGCCCGGCGCAGCCTCCGGTTTTCCATCACCAGCTGGCGCTTCTCATCGGCGCGGCGGGCACTCTGCACCAGCCGGTCGGCGGCGAAGGGCTTGGCGATGAAGTCATAGGCGCCGTCCTGAATCGCCTGCACCGCCATCGGTATGTCGCCGTGGCCGGTCACAAGGATGACCGGCAGGTCCGGGTCGAGACTGGATATTTTGGCGAAGAAGGCGAGCCCGTCCATGCCCGGCATGCGGATATCGCTGATGACGACGCCATCGAAGTCGGGGTCGAGAACCGCGAGCGCCTCGGTCGCGTTTGAGAAGGACGACACTGCGAAGCCGGCGAGTTCCAATGTCTGCTGCATCGCCTTGCGCAGGTCACGGTCGTCGTCGATCAGGAACACGGTGCGGCTCATCGCGCGTCGGCCTTCTGCAAGTGGACGATGAATGTCGTTCCGGAAGCGCCGCTCGTGACGTCGATCGTGCCGCCATAGTCGGATACGATCTCCTTGGAGATTGCGAGGCCCAGGCCGAGGCCCTCCTCCTTAGAGGTGTTGAAGGGTGTGAACAGCTCGTCGCGAATATCGGCCGGGATGCCGGGGCCATTGTCGGCGACGGTAAGGGCGATGCCGGCCGCCGTCTCCTCGCAGCGCAGCCGGATTTCGCCGCCGTCGTTCCCGCCGATGGCTTCGAGTGCATTCTGAAGCAGGTTGATCAACACCTGTTCCAGGCGGATCCGATTGCCGTGCGCCTTCAAATCGTCTGGCGGGAGCGCGATCCGGATCGCGTCCATGCGCCCGGCAAAGCGGCTGCGCAGGAGCATGAGCGCGCCCTCGATGACATCCTTCATCGCCGTCGGTTCGGCGGCAAAATGGCCCTTGCGTGCAAAGCGGCGCAGCTCCTCCGTGATGGCGCCGACCCGTTCGGTGAGTTCGGCAATGCTCTCCATGTTCTCCGCCGCTGTCGCGCTCTGGCCGCGATCGAGAAAGGTGCGGGCATTGTCGGCATAGGCACGAATCGTGGCGACCGGCTGATTGATCTCATGGGCGACGCCGGCGGCGACCTGGCCGAGGATTGCCAGTCGGTTCGCCTGCACGAGATCCTGCTGCACGGCCTGTAGCTTCTCCGTTGTCTGGCGATGATCGGCGATCTCGGTCTCGAGGCGGTCGCGGGCCATGCGCAGGTCGCGCGTTCGTTCCTCCACCTTCGCTTCGAGTTCGCTGGCCCTCAGCCGCTCGGCCGCCGAACGGATGGTGATCACCTGGCGGCGGCGCAGCAGGAAGGCGGCGAGTGCAAGGAGCGGCACCAGCGCCGCAAGCATCATCAGCTGCGCTTCGCGCGCGCCCGCTGCAAGCGGGGCCGTGATCGGCGATAGCAGCGCGAGCCGCCAGTTCGTCGACGGCACCATCGTCTCGACGCGCAGGAAGGCTTGCGCGCCGCGGCCGGGCAGCAGGGCTTCCAGCGTGGAGGAGCCGTCGGGCCTTGCCTCCACCTGCTCGAAGGGCAGCGGCAGCAGGGGCGCATCGCCGAATTGCAGGCTTTCGCGAATGGCGGCGAGGCGATCCTCGGCAAGCGGCTTCGTCGTCATGAAGCGCCAGGACGGCAGGCTGGTGATCAAGACGACGCCGTGGCGGTCGGTGACATAGGTCGGCTTGTCCGAGACGCGCCAGTCGGCTTCGAGACCGTCGAACTCGACCTTGGCGACGATCACGCCGAGCGGGCCGTCCGGCCCGTCGACCCGTCGGGAAATGTAGAGGCCGGGCTGCCTGCTCACCGTGCCCAGGGCGAAATGCTCGGCCTTGCCGTCTCGCATTGCCAGCCGGAAATAGTCGCGGAAGGCGTAGTTGCTGCCGACGAAACTCGTCGGTTCCCGCCAGTTGCTGGCGGCGACGGCGACACCATCCGGCCGCATCAGGTAGATGACCGCAGCTTCAGCACTTGCCGCAAGGCTTTCGAGCTTGCGATTGATCCGGTCGAGCGATTGCTCGTCGAGGGAGAGGAGGGCGTCGCGAATGGCCGCGTCGTCGGCGAGGACGAGTGGAAGCGCGCGCTGCCGCTCGATGACCGCTCTCAGGAGCGACGCCTTCAGGCTAGCGTCAATGCGGCTTTGCGCGTCGATAGCCGCAAGCGCCCCCGTCCGGCCGTACTCGCCGGAGAGCAGAATGCCGGCGACGAGAATGGCGAATGCCAACGCGGCGAAGACCAGCCATGCCTGCCGCGCCTTCCGGCGAAGCCTGTGCAGGTCTTCCATGCGTGCGGGAAATCCGACCATGGCGACATTGTGCATGTTTTCGCTCACTCCGCCAGTCGGCTCGTGCGGATTTCCGCACAAATGAATACGCGCTGCGTGGCAAGGATTTGAAAAAACATCAGGATCCCAGAGGTTTATCGCCACCGCGGCTAACTTGGCACGACCATTGCTCACCAGCTTCACATGACAGCCGCCGCTGTCGGTTTTCGGAAATGCGGCCCGGGAGGCCCGGCGATTGCCGGACTGGGCGCGCGCCCCCTGTGGAGGATATCGTGATGATCATTGAGCATTCCGCGGAGATCCGCGGCAAGACACCCTTTTATCGCCATCTCTATGTCCAGGTTCTGGCGGCGATCGCCGCGGGCATCCTGCTCGGGCATTTCTATCCGGATATCGGTACCGAGCTGAAGCCGCTCGGCGATGCTTTCATCAAGCTCGTGAAGATGATCATCGCACCGGTGATCTTCCTGACGGTCGCGACGGGGATCGCAGGCATGACCGATCTCGCCAAGGTCGGCCGCGTCGCCGGCAAGGCGATGATCTACTTCCTGACCTTCTCGACTTTGGCGCTCGTCGTCGGCCTCGCGGTCGCGAATGTGGTGCAGCCGGGTGCGGGCATGCATATCGATCCGGCCTCGCTCGATGCCAAGGCGGTCACCGGCTATGCGGAAAAGGCGCATGAACAGTCGATCACCGGCTTCCTGATGAACGTCATCCCTTCGACGCTTGTCGGCGCCTTCGCTGAAGGCGACATCCTGCAGGTGCTGTTCATCTCGGTGCTCTTCGGCATTTCGCTGGCGATGGTGGGCAAGAAGGCCGAGCCGGTCGTCGATTTCCTGCAGGCGCTGACGCTGCCGATCTTCCGGCTCGTGGCGATCCTCATGAAGGCCGCGCCAATCGGCGCCTTCGGCGCCATGGCCTTTACCATCGGCAAGTACGGCCTTGCCTCGATCGCCAACCTCGCGATGCTGATCGGCACCTTCTATCTGACCTCGTTTCTGTTCGTTTTCATCGTGCTCGGCGCGGTCGCCCGTTACAACGGCTTCTCGATCGTCTCGCTCATCCGTTATATCAAGGAAGAGCTGTTGCTCGTGCTTGGTACCTCCTCGTCGGAAGCCGCACTTCCGGGGCTCATGAACAAGATGGAGAAGGCCGGCTGCAAGCGCTCGGTCGTCGGCCTCGTCATTCCGACGGGCTATTCTTTCAACCTCGACGGCACCAACATTTACATGACGCTTGCGGCGCTCTTCGTCGCCCAGGCAACCGACACGACGCTGACCTTTGGCGACCAGATCCTGCTCCTGCTCGTCGCCATGCTGAGCTCCAAGGGGGCTGCCGGCATCACCGGCGCCGGCTTCATCACCCTGGCGGCAACGCTCTCGGTCGTTCCGTCCGTTCCCGTCGCGGGCATGGCGCTGATCCTCGGAATCGACCGTTTCATGTCGGAATGCCGCGCAATTACCAATTTTATCGGTAATGCAGTTGCTACGCTGGTAGTGGCGAAGTGGGAAGGCGAGCTTGATCAGGCGCAGCTTGCGAGCGTGCTTGCGGCCGACGCGCCGGTCGAAACCATTCCTGCGGTCGTTCAGCCAGCGGAGTAATGCCTCCCAGGGCCCGCACGACAAGTGCGGTTTGGCGCGGTCCGGTCTTCCGGATCGCGTCCTTTTTTGCCGTCAGATCCCGTGCAGCACCTGGGTCGCCTTGACGGCGGCGGATGCCCGGTTCTCGACGCCGAGCTTCACATAGATCTGCTCCAGATGCTTGGTGACCGTGCGGGCGCTCAATCCCAGGATATCGCCGATGTCGCGGTTGGATTTGCCCTTGGCGATCCAGAGCAGCACCTCGGATTCTCGTTGGGTCAAATGGAAATGCTGGCGCAGCATCTCCTCGTCGCTCATGCCGTTCTCGGCCGTGAGCCGAAACAGATATTCATTGGCGCCGATGGCGCCGAGATACGAAATCTGCAGGCCGGTCTGGCCCGCCTGCTGCAGCGCGAAGCTGCCGTGCCTCTCGCCGGCCGGTCCTTCGCGATCCCGCATCCACGCGGCGATGCGGCCGGCGACGACGGTGACGCCATCGTCGCTGCCGGTGGCGGCGTTGACGAGGCGGGTCGCCTGCGGCGTCGACCAGCACACGGTGCCGTCGCCGCGCACGGCGAGGAGATGCCGCCCGGCGGCATCGAGCGCAACCCTGGCGCTTTGGGCGGAGCGGGCGTTCGAAAGATGGACGCGGATGCGGGCGCGCAGCTCGTCGATATTGATCGGCTTCGTAAGATAGTCGACGCCCCCCGCTTCAAGCGCGCGCACGACATGCTCCGTCTCGGTGAGCCCCGTCATGAAGACCACGGGCACCTGGGCAACGGAGGCATTCGCCTTCAGCCGTATGCAGGCTTCGAATCCATCCATGCCGGGCATCACCGCATCGAGCAGGATGATATCGGGGGTGATGCGGTCGGCAATATTGAGCGCCGCATTGCCGGAGGTGGCGATCAACACCGAGAAGCCGGACTGCTCCAGCGCTTCGGTCAGGAAGCCGAGCGCTTCGGGGGAATCGTCCACAAGCAGGACGATGTCGCGCGGGTTCGCGTCAACCACGGCTATTTGCCTCCTCGGGCAGCATCCGTTTCAGGAAGGCGTCGTAGCCGGTGAGGTCGAATGCCTGGATATAGGCGCGCACGGCCTCGGAAAAGGGCTGGCTCTCGGGGTTCAGGGCAATCTCCGTCAGTTTCGCCTCGATACCTCTGACGTAGCCGATTTCGCCGAGCTGGATCAATTCCTTCACGTGATGCTCGCCGGGGCTCTTCACCGCGCCGGTCTTGCCCGGGTCCGGCATACTCTTCCCATCGCCTTCGTAGATCCAGTCGAGCTTGAGGTGGATCGCCAGCTTGTCGGTGAGCTGGCGCACGCCGAAGGGTTTGGCAAGCGTATCGTTATGGCCGAAGGCGCCGGCCGCCGAGCCGTCGCCGATATTGGCCGAAAGCATGATCGCCGGCGCCGTCTGGCCGGCTTCCCTGAGCCGGGTCACCAGCTCCCAGCCATTCATGCCGGGCATGGAGATGTCGATCAGGAACAGGTCGGGCTTCGTGGCTTCGACGAGCGCCAGGCACTCGGCGCCGCTTGCCGCCGGAAGTACTGTGAAATCGAGAGGCACCAGAATTTCGCGCATGAGGTCGCGGTGGTCCTGATTGTCGTCGACGACCAGAATGGTCCGGCGCGGGCCCTTATAGGACCTGATCCTGCGCACCGGATCCTTCAGCGCCGCCGGCCGGTCGACGGCCGAAAGCATCAGCCGCACCTTGAAGGTCGTGCCCTTGTCCTTCTCGCTCACGACGGAAATTTCGCCCCCGAGCGTCTGGGTGAGCAGGCGGGTGATTGTCAGGCCCAGGCCAAGCCCCGGCTGTCGATACTCCGCATCGCCGCGCTGGAAGGGTTCGAAGATCTTCGGCAGGTCCTTGTCGCTGATGCCGCGGCCGCTGTCCTCGATGGTGAAACTCGCCACCTGGCTGCGATAGGCGACGTCGAAGCGGATGCGGCCCTGATCGGTGAATTTCAGGGCGTTCGATAGCAGGTTGACGAGGATCTGCCTGAGCCGCTTGTCGTCGGTGCGTACATATTGCGGCAGTGACGGGGTCCGGTTGTGCTCGAAGGCGACGCCCTTGGCCTGCGCCTGCGGGCGGAACATGTCGACGATCTGATCGAGGAAATCGTGGATGTTGATTTCGTTCGAATAGACCTGCAGCTTGCCGGCCTCGATCTTGGAAATGTCGAGCAAGCCGTCGATCAGGCCGGAGAGGTGGTCGGCGCTACGCCTGATCGCCTTGATCGCCCCGTGGCGGGAGGGCGGGATCGTCTCGTCGCGCTCGAGGATCTGGGCATAGCCGAGGACCGCGTTCAGCGGCGTGCGCAGCTCGTGGCTCAAGCCCACGACATAACGGCTCTTGGCGCGGTTCGCCGCTTCCGCCGCCTCCTTGGCGTTCTGGAGCGCCGCATCGGTCTTCTTGTGGGCGGCGATCTCTTTCAGGAGAAGCGTGTTCTGTCGCGAGGATTCTTCCTCGGCCACCACACGGCTGTCATGGGCGAGCACGTAAAACCAGGAGACGACGCCGGCGACGATCGAAAAGACGAAGAAGACGATCGCGATCGTCCGCTCCACGACTTCGGCGGTCTCGGGCAGGGCGGCGGTCGTCTGGTGGGCGATCATCGCCAGAATGACGCCGATGCCGGTGATCGACAGGATGGCGGAGATCGCGTAGCGGCCGAGCCGGGTGGCGAGCCTGGCGACGACCGGCTCCGGCAGCAGCGATTTCGCGACGGTCGCGACTTGCGTGTTCAGCCGTGCCTTCGGCTTGCACATGTCGTGGCAGCGGCTGTCGAGCGAGCAGCAGAGCGAACAGATCGGCGCCGCATAGGCCGGGCACCAGGCCATGTCCTCCGGCTCGAACGGGTGCTCGCAGATCGAGCAGGTGATTTCGCTTTCGCGAAACCAGCTCTTTCGGGGCTTGCGGGCGAGATAGAATTTGCCGTCCGTCCACCAGGCAAGCAGCGGCGAGACGACGAAGGCGGCAACAAGCGCGATATAGGGCGCAAGCGAGGCGGCGGTCGCCCCGAGCGCCCCGAAATGCGCGACGAGTGCGAGAAGCGCCGAAATGCCCATCGTGCCGATGCCGACGGGATTGATGTCGTAGAGATGGGCGCGCTTGAACTCGATGCCGGGGGGTGCCAGGCCCAGCGGCTTGTTGATGAAGAGGTCGGCGGAGATCGCGCAGAGCCAGGCCATGGCGATGATCGAGAAGATGCCGAGCGTCTCCTCGAGCAGGCGGTAGATGCCGAGCTCCATCAGGAGCAGCGCGATCGCCACGTTGAAGACGAGCCAGATGACGCGGCCGGGATGGCTGTGGGTCAATCGCGAGAAGAAGTTCGACCAGGCGAGCGACCCGGCATAGGCGTTCATCACGTTGATCTTCAGCTGCGAGACGACGACGAAGGCGACCATCAGGAGCAGGGCCGCCGTTTCCGACGGAAAGATGTAGCCGAAGGCGGTGTAATACATCTGCGCCGGATCGGCGGCGCGGGTCGAGGGCACGCCGGCACTGAGCGCCAGGACGACGAGAAACGAGCCGGCGAGAAGCTTCGGGGCACCGAGGACGACCCAGCCGGAGCCGGCGAGGAAGACGGCGATCCGATGATGCAGCTTGCGCTGGCCGTCCGGCGGCAGGAAGCGCAGGAAGTCCACCTGTTCGCCGATCTGCGCCATGAGGGCGAAAATGACGGCGGATGCCGCGCCGAATTCGAGGAGGTCGAAGGGGGCGAGGGTGCCCACGGGGCCGGACGCATGCTGGAGGCCGGCATAGGATAGCCAGAGGCCTACCTTCTCCCAATCGGCAAGCGCGATGAAGGCGAAGGGCAGGATGTTGAGCACGATCCAGAAAGGCTGGGTGACAAGCTGGAACTTGCTGATCAGCCGAACGCCGTGCGTCACCAGCGGGATCACCACGACGGCGCTGACGATGTAACCGATCCAGAGCGGTATGCCGAGCGCGAGCTCCAGCGCGCCCGACATGATCGAGGCCTCGATCGCAAAGAGGATGAAGGTGAAGCTCGCATAGATGAGCGAGGTGATGGTGGAGCCGATATAGCCGAAGCTCGCGCCGCGCGTCAGGAGGTCGATGTCCACCCCGTAGCGAATGGCGTAGCGGCTGATCGGCAGGCCGACCAGGAGGATCATCAGGCTGGCCACCAGGATCGCGACGATCGCATTGGTGGTGCCGTAGGACATGGTGATGGCGCCGCCGATCGCCTCCAGCGCCAGAAAGGAGATGG
Coding sequences:
- a CDS encoding sigma-54-dependent transcriptional regulator, giving the protein MSRTVFLIDDDRDLRKAMQQTLELAGFAVSSFSNATEALAVLDPDFDGVVISDIRMPGMDGLAFFAKISSLDPDLPVILVTGHGDIPMAVQAIQDGAYDFIAKPFAADRLVQSARRADEKRQLVMENRRLRRAAEAASDNLPLIGQTPAMERLRQTLKHIADTDVDVLVAGETGSGKEVVATLLHQWSRRRTGNFVALNCGALPETVIESELFGHEAGAFTGALKRRVGRIEHASGGTLFLDEIEAMPPATQVKMLRVLEAREITPLGTNTVRPVDIRVVAAAKIDLGDPAERGDFREDLYYRLNVVTISIPPLRERRNDIPLLFSHFLKRAAGRFGRDVPAISAAVRDHLMSHPWPGNVRELSHFAERMALGVAEIPVRKPAVPTNGGTLPERLERYEADILRQALTVNNGDVKETLQALGIPRKTFYDKLQRHGINRADYVGKSNTAKKEGE
- a CDS encoding sensor histidine kinase, translating into MHNVAMVGFPARMEDLHRLRRKARQAWLVFAALAFAILVAGILLSGEYGRTGALAAIDAQSRIDASLKASLLRAVIERQRALPLVLADDAAIRDALLSLDEQSLDRINRKLESLAASAEAAVIYLMRPDGVAVAASNWREPTSFVGSNYAFRDYFRLAMRDGKAEHFALGTVSRQPGLYISRRVDGPDGPLGVIVAKVEFDGLEADWRVSDKPTYVTDRHGVVLITSLPSWRFMTTKPLAEDRLAAIRESLQFGDAPLLPLPFEQVEARPDGSSTLEALLPGRGAQAFLRVETMVPSTNWRLALLSPITAPLAAGAREAQLMMLAALVPLLALAAFLLRRRQVITIRSAAERLRASELEAKVEERTRDLRMARDRLETEIADHRQTTEKLQAVQQDLVQANRLAILGQVAAGVAHEINQPVATIRAYADNARTFLDRGQSATAAENMESIAELTERVGAITEELRRFARKGHFAAEPTAMKDVIEGALMLLRSRFAGRMDAIRIALPPDDLKAHGNRIRLEQVLINLLQNALEAIGGNDGGEIRLRCEETAAGIALTVADNGPGIPADIRDELFTPFNTSKEEGLGLGLAISKEIVSDYGGTIDVTSGASGTTFIVHLQKADAR
- a CDS encoding dicarboxylate/amino acid:cation symporter → MIIEHSAEIRGKTPFYRHLYVQVLAAIAAGILLGHFYPDIGTELKPLGDAFIKLVKMIIAPVIFLTVATGIAGMTDLAKVGRVAGKAMIYFLTFSTLALVVGLAVANVVQPGAGMHIDPASLDAKAVTGYAEKAHEQSITGFLMNVIPSTLVGAFAEGDILQVLFISVLFGISLAMVGKKAEPVVDFLQALTLPIFRLVAILMKAAPIGAFGAMAFTIGKYGLASIANLAMLIGTFYLTSFLFVFIVLGAVARYNGFSIVSLIRYIKEELLLVLGTSSSEAALPGLMNKMEKAGCKRSVVGLVIPTGYSFNLDGTNIYMTLAALFVAQATDTTLTFGDQILLLLVAMLSSKGAAGITGAGFITLAATLSVVPSVPVAGMALILGIDRFMSECRAITNFIGNAVATLVVAKWEGELDQAQLASVLAADAPVETIPAVVQPAE
- a CDS encoding response regulator transcription factor, with product MVDANPRDIVLLVDDSPEALGFLTEALEQSGFSVLIATSGNAALNIADRITPDIILLDAVMPGMDGFEACIRLKANASVAQVPVVFMTGLTETEHVVRALEAGGVDYLTKPINIDELRARIRVHLSNARSAQSARVALDAAGRHLLAVRGDGTVCWSTPQATRLVNAATGSDDGVTVVAGRIAAWMRDREGPAGERHGSFALQQAGQTGLQISYLGAIGANEYLFRLTAENGMSDEEMLRQHFHLTQRESEVLLWIAKGKSNRDIGDILGLSARTVTKHLEQIYVKLGVENRASAAVKATQVLHGI
- a CDS encoding hybrid sensor histidine kinase/response regulator; translated protein: MAARQRIIPVRREYNRWVANQTLEDYALRFTAKGARRFSSERISQTAIGAISFLALEAIGGAITMSYGTTNAIVAILVASLMILLVGLPISRYAIRYGVDIDLLTRGASFGYIGSTITSLIYASFTFILFAIEASIMSGALELALGIPLWIGYIVSAVVVIPLVTHGVRLISKFQLVTQPFWIVLNILPFAFIALADWEKVGLWLSYAGLQHASGPVGTLAPFDLLEFGAASAVIFALMAQIGEQVDFLRFLPPDGQRKLHHRIAVFLAGSGWVVLGAPKLLAGSFLVVLALSAGVPSTRAADPAQMYYTAFGYIFPSETAALLLMVAFVVVSQLKINVMNAYAGSLAWSNFFSRLTHSHPGRVIWLVFNVAIALLLMELGIYRLLEETLGIFSIIAMAWLCAISADLFINKPLGLAPPGIEFKRAHLYDINPVGIGTMGISALLALVAHFGALGATAASLAPYIALVAAFVVSPLLAWWTDGKFYLARKPRKSWFRESEITCSICEHPFEPEDMAWCPAYAAPICSLCCSLDSRCHDMCKPKARLNTQVATVAKSLLPEPVVARLATRLGRYAISAILSITGIGVILAMIAHQTTAALPETAEVVERTIAIVFFVFSIVAGVVSWFYVLAHDSRVVAEEESSRQNTLLLKEIAAHKKTDAALQNAKEAAEAANRAKSRYVVGLSHELRTPLNAVLGYAQILERDETIPPSRHGAIKAIRRSADHLSGLIDGLLDISKIEAGKLQVYSNEINIHDFLDQIVDMFRPQAQAKGVAFEHNRTPSLPQYVRTDDKRLRQILVNLLSNALKFTDQGRIRFDVAYRSQVASFTIEDSGRGISDKDLPKIFEPFQRGDAEYRQPGLGLGLTITRLLTQTLGGEISVVSEKDKGTTFKVRLMLSAVDRPAALKDPVRRIRSYKGPRRTILVVDDNQDHRDLMREILVPLDFTVLPAASGAECLALVEATKPDLFLIDISMPGMNGWELVTRLREAGQTAPAIMLSANIGDGSAAGAFGHNDTLAKPFGVRQLTDKLAIHLKLDWIYEGDGKSMPDPGKTGAVKSPGEHHVKELIQLGEIGYVRGIEAKLTEIALNPESQPFSEAVRAYIQAFDLTGYDAFLKRMLPEEANSRG